The proteins below come from a single Microbulbifer sp. Q7 genomic window:
- a CDS encoding SoxR reducing system RseC family protein, which produces MIEERGRVVALEQTGVWLETVQRSGCHSCAAKSGCGTGLLGDFWTNASRVRVAVAPKALAPIRLHDTVVIGIAENTLATSALLVYLLPLVLLVLGALGGDALLSALAAGEPSGESGAMLGALAGLALGALLVRVYSHFNRHNPNMAPQFLRVEGGGTPCSIPAVQLP; this is translated from the coding sequence ATGATTGAAGAGCGCGGACGCGTGGTGGCCCTGGAGCAGACCGGTGTCTGGCTGGAAACGGTGCAGCGCAGCGGTTGCCACAGTTGTGCCGCCAAATCTGGCTGTGGCACCGGGCTGCTCGGGGACTTCTGGACCAACGCCTCGCGGGTGCGTGTGGCAGTTGCACCGAAGGCCCTGGCACCCATTCGTCTGCACGATACGGTGGTTATCGGTATCGCTGAAAACACCCTGGCGACCAGTGCGCTGCTGGTCTATCTGCTACCCCTGGTGCTGCTGGTGCTCGGTGCCCTGGGAGGCGACGCGCTGTTGAGTGCGTTGGCAGCAGGTGAGCCAAGTGGTGAATCCGGTGCAATGCTCGGCGCGCTGGCGGGGCTCGCGCTGGGCGCACTGCTGGTGCGTGTTTACAGCCATTTCAACCGTCATAATCCAAATATGGCACCGCAGTTCTTGCGGGTTGAGGGCGGGGGCACACCCTGTTCCATTCCGGCGGTGCAGCTGCCCTGA
- a CDS encoding protein YgfX produces the protein MTTPVCRTEPSARGDSATAGRGAAGVNAASSGRSARLACDLRASRLLQLGVMLMAVQATLLLAISRLPWVLVALAIPLIIVFAVFEWRRVAASEGRLSTSDHRWYWHPKGGARRAFQFCGELTLWRWLIVINGRDADGRPLRLVLCRDGADASDWRRLQVALRYAR, from the coding sequence GTGACAACACCGGTCTGCAGGACTGAACCCTCCGCCCGCGGCGACTCGGCCACGGCCGGTCGCGGCGCTGCGGGCGTCAATGCCGCGTCCAGTGGACGCAGCGCACGGCTGGCCTGCGACCTTCGCGCCTCGCGCCTCCTGCAGCTCGGTGTCATGCTGATGGCTGTTCAGGCCACCCTGCTGCTCGCGATATCGCGCCTGCCCTGGGTACTGGTGGCCCTGGCGATCCCCCTGATTATTGTGTTTGCCGTTTTCGAGTGGCGGCGGGTTGCTGCTTCCGAAGGGCGCTTGTCCACGTCCGATCATCGCTGGTACTGGCACCCCAAGGGGGGTGCAAGACGCGCGTTTCAATTCTGTGGTGAGCTGACCCTGTGGCGCTGGCTGATTGTGATCAACGGCCGCGACGCAGATGGTCGGCCCTTGCGCCTGGTGCTGTGTCGGGATGGCGCCGACGCCAGTGATTGGCGCCGGCTGCAAGTGGCTTTGCGCTATGCCCGTTAA
- the rpoE gene encoding RNA polymerase sigma factor RpoE: protein MTGQQASPSDRQLVERVQKGDKRAFDLLVLKYQHKIMAVVSRYIHDHAEVHDVVQEAFIKAYRALANFRGESAFYTWMYRIAINTAKNHLVSRSRRPPSSDVDLEDAEYYSGADLLRDNETPENQLFRDQLEATVHRAIRELPEDLRSAVTLREMEGLSYEEIAEVMGCPVGTVRSRIFRAREAIDRAVQAAMAGEPEPADGRG from the coding sequence ATGACAGGGCAACAGGCGTCACCAAGTGACCGCCAACTGGTGGAGCGGGTCCAGAAGGGGGACAAGCGCGCCTTTGACCTGCTGGTGCTCAAGTACCAGCACAAGATTATGGCGGTGGTCAGCCGTTATATTCACGACCATGCCGAGGTGCATGATGTGGTGCAGGAGGCGTTTATCAAGGCCTACCGTGCACTGGCGAATTTCCGTGGGGAAAGTGCCTTCTATACCTGGATGTACCGCATCGCCATCAATACCGCCAAGAACCACCTGGTGTCGCGCAGCCGGCGCCCACCGTCTTCCGATGTTGATCTGGAAGATGCCGAGTACTACTCCGGCGCCGATCTGCTGCGTGATAACGAAACCCCCGAGAATCAGCTGTTCCGCGATCAGCTGGAGGCTACCGTGCACCGTGCGATTCGCGAGCTGCCGGAGGACCTGCGCTCCGCGGTGACCCTGCGTGAGATGGAGGGGCTCAGTTACGAGGAAATTGCCGAGGTGATGGGCTGCCCGGTGGGTACCGTGCGTTCACGTATCTTCCGTGCACGCGAGGCGATTGACCGCGCTGTGCAGGCGGCGATGGCGGGCGAGCCAGAGCCGGCAGACGGGCGCGGCTGA
- a CDS encoding sigma-E factor negative regulatory protein, with protein MSHGNHQQRLNESLSALMDGEASELEIQRLLKSSDATGGDLQQRWSRYQLAGSVLRGEKVAPVDLGLAASISAAIADEPSLAESAQPAAANDAGESGRSRWWRPLSRGAVAATVAFAAVLGVQQMQSPQPGAELVAELERPAQQPVQSAPQPSGFLVPTLNTRPVSTAPQLVPEQRVGSPSPQVQIVPSPELMRHLNRVMLEHSEQAARVGSQGMVPFARATYGERTPE; from the coding sequence ATGTCCCACGGGAATCATCAACAGCGTTTGAATGAATCGCTATCTGCCCTGATGGATGGCGAAGCCTCCGAGCTGGAGATTCAACGTCTACTTAAATCGAGCGATGCCACTGGCGGAGACTTGCAGCAGCGTTGGTCGCGCTACCAGTTAGCGGGTAGTGTGCTGCGGGGCGAGAAGGTCGCGCCGGTGGATCTTGGTCTGGCGGCCAGTATCTCGGCGGCGATCGCGGATGAACCATCACTGGCGGAAAGTGCGCAGCCTGCGGCGGCCAATGACGCCGGAGAATCCGGCCGCAGTCGCTGGTGGCGCCCGTTGTCGCGCGGTGCTGTTGCTGCCACCGTGGCATTTGCCGCGGTACTGGGTGTACAGCAGATGCAGTCGCCGCAGCCGGGTGCTGAACTGGTAGCCGAGCTGGAGCGTCCGGCCCAGCAGCCTGTGCAGTCCGCTCCCCAGCCCAGTGGTTTCCTTGTGCCTACCCTGAATACCCGTCCGGTAAGTACCGCGCCGCAGCTGGTGCCTGAGCAGCGAGTGGGCAGCCCGTCACCGCAGGTGCAGATAGTGCCTTCTCCTGAGCTGATGCGTCACCTCAATCGGGTTATGCTCGAACACTCGGAGCAGGCGGCCCGTGTCGGCAGCCAGGGCATGGTGCCCTTTGCCCGTGCCACCTACGGTGAACGCACGCCGGAGTAG
- a CDS encoding MucB/RseB C-terminal domain-containing protein, translated as MAKVFRYSALKANSSLLAFLLAAVPLLPSASAQSAVQEEAPQPSAPVPDSNPGGAAQAADPGDGVPPGLGIPASDVETEALLAKLADAVANLEYRGLVTFEHVGVMETLEVFHGVRDGEQIERIRYLTGAPREMVSRGVDAQCRRDGSPLSRTGLWSSAGLQNVQNIYRFLIRGEERIADREAVVLEARPRDPHRFAVVISVDKETGLPLKSMLVAPAGRVLERFQFVEVDLTPIKDSDLQPQSDDARESDGSGKCGSLSSRWQLGWAPTGFRAVATRALSDGEMLVFSDGLNAFTVFVQRLKPEMNYTGRAVRGATVAYMDHLEVEGERFTITVVGEIPDNTARLVARAVKARN; from the coding sequence ATGGCGAAAGTTTTCCGTTATTCCGCCCTTAAAGCCAACAGCTCGCTGTTGGCTTTTTTGCTGGCGGCCGTTCCCCTGCTTCCTTCGGCCAGCGCGCAAAGTGCGGTGCAGGAAGAGGCTCCGCAACCCTCGGCCCCCGTGCCGGACAGTAACCCTGGTGGTGCGGCGCAAGCTGCGGATCCTGGCGACGGCGTGCCTCCGGGTCTGGGTATACCGGCCTCGGATGTGGAAACCGAGGCGTTGCTGGCAAAACTGGCTGACGCCGTGGCAAATCTTGAGTACCGCGGGCTGGTGACCTTTGAGCATGTCGGGGTGATGGAGACGCTGGAGGTGTTTCATGGCGTGCGCGATGGTGAGCAGATCGAGCGCATCCGTTACCTGACCGGGGCACCACGGGAGATGGTGAGCCGTGGGGTTGATGCCCAGTGTCGGCGCGATGGCAGTCCGCTGTCCCGCACCGGGCTGTGGAGCAGCGCCGGTTTGCAGAATGTACAAAATATTTATCGCTTCCTGATTCGCGGTGAAGAGCGTATCGCGGACCGCGAGGCAGTGGTGCTGGAAGCGCGTCCACGCGACCCCCATCGGTTTGCGGTGGTGATCAGTGTGGATAAGGAGACCGGCCTGCCACTCAAGTCCATGCTGGTGGCACCTGCCGGGCGCGTGCTGGAGCGCTTTCAGTTTGTCGAGGTCGACCTGACACCGATCAAAGACAGCGACCTGCAGCCGCAATCGGACGATGCCCGGGAGAGCGACGGTTCCGGAAAGTGCGGCAGTCTCTCCAGCCGCTGGCAGCTGGGCTGGGCGCCCACAGGCTTCAGGGCGGTGGCGACGCGCGCGCTGTCCGATGGCGAAATGCTGGTATTCAGCGACGGGCTGAATGCCTTTACGGTGTTCGTGCAGCGACTGAAACCGGAAATGAACTACACCGGGCGCGCCGTGCGTGGCGCCACGGTGGCGTATATGGATCACCTTGAGGTGGAAGGTGAGCGCTTTACCATTACCGTTGTGGGCGAGATTCCGGATAATACCGCCCGCCTGGTTGCCAGAGCGGTGAAGGCCAGGAACTAA
- a CDS encoding succinate dehydrogenase assembly factor 2, protein MDRNRLFWACRRGMLELDLVLLPFLENVYETLSEEDKQRFIKLLDEQDQDLFGWFLRREDPQDPELKKIVQIIRDNTGLQD, encoded by the coding sequence ATGGATCGCAATCGCCTGTTTTGGGCCTGCCGTCGCGGTATGTTGGAGCTGGATCTGGTTTTGCTGCCGTTTCTGGAGAATGTGTACGAGACTCTCTCCGAGGAAGACAAGCAGCGCTTCATCAAGCTGCTGGACGAGCAGGATCAGGATCTGTTTGGCTGGTTCCTGCGCCGGGAAGACCCGCAAGACCCGGAACTGAAGAAAATCGTGCAGATCATCCGTGACAACACCGGTCTGCAGGACTGA
- a CDS encoding uracil-DNA glycosylase family protein, with protein sequence MPQAKLDTLLNEIRACRLCEQYLPLGPRPVLSAARAARLLIIGQAPGTRVHETGIPWNDPSGDRLRDWLQLDRDRFYDTATIAIMPMGFCYPGRGKGGDLPPRPECAATWHRRLLDHLPNIQLTLLVGQYAQRYYLPHWYGSITENVRHYADALPHKLFPLPHPSPRNTLWLKRRPWFEQEVVPALRTQVHKILQEPARR encoded by the coding sequence GTGCCCCAGGCCAAGCTGGATACACTGCTCAACGAGATCCGTGCCTGCCGCCTGTGCGAGCAATACCTGCCACTGGGCCCGCGTCCGGTGCTGAGTGCGGCGCGCGCTGCCCGGTTGCTGATCATCGGCCAAGCGCCCGGTACCCGTGTCCATGAGACTGGAATCCCGTGGAATGATCCCTCCGGCGACCGCTTGCGGGATTGGCTGCAGCTTGACCGCGACCGTTTTTACGATACCGCCACCATCGCCATTATGCCCATGGGGTTCTGTTATCCCGGGCGCGGTAAAGGTGGTGATCTGCCGCCTCGGCCCGAGTGCGCTGCAACCTGGCACCGGCGCTTGCTGGATCACCTGCCGAACATCCAGTTGACCCTGTTAGTGGGGCAGTATGCCCAGCGCTACTATCTCCCGCACTGGTATGGCAGCATTACCGAGAATGTGCGCCACTACGCCGACGCCTTGCCCCATAAGCTGTTCCCACTGCCGCACCCGAGCCCGAGAAATACGCTGTGGCTCAAGCGCCGCCCCTGGTTTGAGCAGGAGGTGGTGCCGGCACTGCGCACGCAGGTTCACAAGATTTTGCAGGAGCCTGCTCGCAGGTAG
- the ung gene encoding uracil-DNA glycosylase, with protein MPLPGNIKIHPSWYAVLQPEFGKPYMGALRDFLQQEKQAGKAIFPPSEQIFNAFNSTPFDQVKVVILGQDPYHGAGQAHGLCFSVMPGVRVPPSLKNIYKEMESDLGITAPDHGCLQPWAERGVLLLNATLTVEESNAGAHQGRGWEQFTDAAIHALAEQREGLVFILWGSYAQKKGGFIDDRKHLVLRGPHPSPLSAHRGFFGTRPFSRANAYLQERGQAPINWALPPASALQRMAVEL; from the coding sequence ATGCCACTTCCCGGAAACATCAAAATCCACCCATCCTGGTATGCCGTGCTGCAGCCGGAATTCGGCAAACCCTATATGGGGGCGCTGCGAGATTTTCTGCAGCAGGAAAAGCAGGCGGGCAAGGCCATCTTTCCTCCCAGTGAACAGATTTTTAACGCATTCAATTCCACGCCGTTCGACCAGGTCAAAGTGGTCATCCTCGGGCAGGATCCGTATCACGGCGCGGGCCAGGCCCACGGCCTGTGCTTTTCCGTGATGCCCGGTGTGCGTGTGCCGCCCTCGTTAAAAAATATCTACAAGGAAATGGAGTCGGATCTCGGTATCACCGCGCCGGACCACGGTTGCCTGCAACCCTGGGCAGAGCGGGGGGTGCTGCTGCTCAATGCGACACTGACCGTGGAGGAAAGCAATGCGGGTGCGCACCAGGGGCGCGGCTGGGAACAATTTACCGATGCCGCGATTCACGCACTGGCGGAGCAGCGGGAAGGACTGGTGTTTATTCTGTGGGGAAGTTACGCGCAGAAAAAGGGCGGGTTTATCGATGACCGCAAGCACCTGGTGTTGCGCGGCCCGCATCCGTCGCCGCTATCCGCCCACCGGGGTTTCTTCGGTACCCGCCCATTCTCCCGCGCCAACGCGTACCTGCAGGAGCGCGGCCAAGCGCCAATCAACTGGGCGTTGCCTCCCGCCAGTGCGCTGCAGCGGATGGCGGTGGAGCTCTAA
- a CDS encoding folate-binding protein YgfZ: protein MDQQQWQDYLSSQGARWVDGTAEFEPGSDKDLQLIDLTPMGAISVSGPDSQKFLQGQLTCDLVNLPDEQLTLGSHCNPKGRMISAFYALKIDQGEFVLLLPRDLVSTALNALKKYAVFFKAELADISNEQRWLALCGRDAGKAASQLLSLSNSAGTDLVPGQLRTFDHNGQRAVAACVNERMVLIQVAALQAADLWQTLSGNPAVPAGYRQWQMHLIEAGLPLLFESTSETFIPQMLNLHLLGGVSFKKGCYTGQEVVARMQFLGAAKRRMYRARIDAGTVPAPGAEIFLPGGGSSVGNIVFASGGEVIELLAVLTKSKVADGESLQLSDGRVLELLELPYDADADPLA, encoded by the coding sequence ATGGATCAGCAACAGTGGCAGGATTATCTCAGCAGCCAGGGCGCCCGATGGGTCGACGGTACCGCAGAGTTTGAACCCGGCTCTGACAAGGACCTGCAACTGATCGACCTCACCCCCATGGGTGCGATTTCCGTTTCAGGCCCGGACAGCCAGAAATTCCTGCAGGGCCAGCTCACCTGTGATCTGGTCAATTTGCCCGACGAGCAACTGACACTCGGCAGCCACTGTAACCCCAAGGGACGGATGATCAGCGCCTTCTACGCACTGAAAATCGACCAAGGTGAATTCGTGCTGTTGCTGCCGCGCGATCTGGTATCCACGGCCCTCAACGCACTGAAAAAGTATGCGGTCTTCTTCAAGGCCGAACTTGCCGACATCAGCAACGAGCAACGCTGGCTCGCCCTGTGTGGCCGGGACGCCGGCAAGGCCGCCAGCCAGCTTTTGAGCCTCTCCAACAGTGCCGGTACCGACCTGGTGCCGGGGCAGTTGCGCACTTTCGACCACAATGGCCAGCGCGCCGTCGCGGCCTGCGTGAATGAGCGCATGGTATTGATTCAGGTGGCCGCCTTGCAGGCCGCCGATCTGTGGCAAACCCTGAGCGGTAATCCCGCCGTTCCCGCGGGCTACCGGCAGTGGCAAATGCATCTGATCGAAGCAGGCCTGCCCCTGCTGTTCGAGAGCACCAGTGAGACGTTTATCCCGCAGATGCTCAATCTGCACCTGCTGGGCGGCGTAAGCTTTAAAAAAGGCTGCTATACCGGGCAGGAGGTGGTCGCGCGTATGCAGTTCCTGGGCGCCGCCAAACGGCGCATGTACCGCGCGCGTATTGACGCGGGCACGGTGCCGGCACCCGGTGCCGAAATATTTCTGCCGGGCGGCGGCTCCAGCGTGGGCAATATTGTATTTGCCAGCGGTGGCGAGGTGATTGAACTGCTCGCGGTACTGACCAAGAGCAAAGTCGCCGATGGCGAGAGCCTGCAACTGTCCGACGGACGCGTACTCGAGTTACTGGAACTACCCTACGACGCGGATGCCGACCCGCTGGCGTAG
- the nadB gene encoding L-aspartate oxidase, which yields MSDEAKEPLSTGDSTRADTRKNGSNKHYDVLVIGSGAAGLTLALHLAARHRVALLSKQRLRDGSTWFAQGGIAGVLDETDSVAAHIADTLDAGAGLCHPDAVRFTVENSHDAVHWLINQGVDFTREEDGDYHLTKEGGHSHRRIIHSADATGRAVHATLIERVRQSPNIDCFEHHIALDLIRQPDAATGRFRCAGSYVYNKQTEEVEVFQGRAVVLATGGASKAYLYTSNPDGASGDGIAMAWRAGCRVANMEFNQFHPTCLYHPKAKSMLITEALRGEGAQLKLPSGERFMQRFDKRGELAPRDIVARAIDHEMKRLGADCVYLDISHKDPAFVREHFPTVYRKCLEYGIDITKEPIPVVPAAHYTCGGVMVDQHGRTDLDQLYAIGETTFTGLHGANRLASNSLLECVVYARSAALHIDETLAAVSPPRPALAWDASRVTDSDEDVVISHNWDELRRFMWDFVGIVRTRKRLLRAEHRVKLLQQEIREFYANYKITSDLIELRNLAVVAELIIRSALDRRESRGLHYSLDYPGLRELAMDTILVPENFANQRQFIDLSPAH from the coding sequence ATGAGCGACGAGGCGAAGGAACCCTTGAGTACCGGCGACAGCACCCGCGCAGACACCCGAAAAAACGGCAGTAACAAGCACTACGATGTTCTGGTCATCGGCAGTGGCGCTGCCGGCCTGACCCTGGCATTGCATCTGGCGGCACGCCACCGTGTGGCACTGCTCTCCAAGCAGCGCCTGCGCGACGGGTCCACCTGGTTTGCCCAGGGTGGAATCGCCGGCGTGCTCGACGAGACGGACTCGGTAGCCGCCCATATAGCGGATACATTAGATGCAGGAGCCGGACTCTGCCACCCGGATGCAGTGCGCTTCACCGTGGAAAACAGCCACGATGCCGTGCACTGGCTGATCAACCAGGGCGTGGATTTCACCCGCGAGGAAGATGGCGACTACCACCTGACGAAAGAAGGTGGGCACAGCCATCGACGCATCATCCACAGTGCCGATGCCACCGGGCGGGCGGTGCACGCCACCCTGATCGAGCGGGTGCGCCAGAGCCCGAACATTGACTGCTTCGAGCACCATATCGCCCTCGACCTGATCCGCCAGCCGGACGCAGCCACAGGACGCTTCCGCTGTGCCGGCAGCTACGTCTACAACAAGCAAACGGAAGAAGTAGAAGTCTTTCAGGGGCGTGCGGTGGTACTTGCGACCGGCGGCGCCTCCAAGGCCTACCTCTACACCAGTAATCCGGACGGGGCCAGTGGCGACGGCATTGCCATGGCGTGGCGCGCGGGCTGCCGGGTGGCCAACATGGAATTCAACCAGTTCCACCCCACCTGCCTATACCACCCCAAAGCAAAATCCATGCTGATCACCGAGGCACTGCGGGGAGAAGGTGCGCAGCTCAAGCTCCCCAGCGGCGAGCGGTTTATGCAGCGTTTTGACAAGCGCGGCGAACTGGCGCCGCGGGACATCGTCGCCCGCGCCATCGACCATGAGATGAAACGCCTGGGCGCCGACTGTGTTTACCTGGACATTTCCCACAAAGACCCGGCGTTCGTGCGCGAGCACTTCCCCACGGTGTACCGCAAGTGCCTGGAGTACGGGATTGATATCACCAAAGAGCCCATTCCGGTGGTGCCGGCCGCGCACTACACCTGCGGCGGCGTGATGGTGGACCAGCACGGCCGCACCGACCTCGACCAGCTGTACGCCATCGGGGAAACCACGTTTACCGGCCTGCACGGGGCCAACCGGTTGGCGAGCAACTCGTTACTGGAATGTGTGGTCTACGCGCGCTCCGCGGCCCTGCACATCGACGAAACCCTGGCCGCAGTGAGCCCGCCCAGGCCGGCCCTGGCGTGGGATGCATCAAGAGTCACAGATTCCGATGAAGACGTTGTGATTTCGCACAACTGGGACGAGTTGCGGCGCTTTATGTGGGACTTTGTGGGGATTGTGCGCACCCGCAAGCGGCTTTTGCGCGCCGAGCACCGGGTGAAGTTGCTACAGCAGGAGATTCGCGAGTTTTACGCCAACTACAAAATCACCAGTGACCTGATCGAACTGCGCAACCTCGCGGTAGTCGCCGAGCTGATCATCCGCTCCGCGCTGGACCGTCGCGAGAGTCGCGGGCTGCACTACTCCCTCGACTATCCCGGGCTGCGCGAGCTGGCCATGGACACCATCCTGGTCCCGGAAAACTTCGCCAACCAGCGCCAGTTTATCGATCTTTCACCCGCCCACTGA
- the ycjG gene encoding L-Ala-D/L-Glu epimerase, which translates to MFEGKCYAESWPLRTAFVISRGVRTEAWVVVVELSAEGVTGVGECTPYPRYGESVESVLAEISSVLPALGEGLSREQLQEIMPAGAARNAIDCALEDWQRRKSGGVIGHPGWLPTVQTLVIDEPAAMAQAARAAVASGVTVLKLKLDGQRVLERVAAVRTAAPSSQLVIDANESWAEQGLPELCAALAEQGVDMLEQPLPAGEDTFLGEFPHPLPICADESCHTRADLPRLKPLYDMVNIKLDKAGGIREAEALAEAARAQGFAVMLGCMLCTSRAIRAAWGLGEQARFVDLDGPTWLAKDVDPLRFADGGVYWT; encoded by the coding sequence ATGTTTGAGGGGAAGTGTTATGCGGAAAGTTGGCCTTTGCGCACGGCTTTTGTCATTTCCCGCGGTGTGCGCACAGAGGCTTGGGTAGTAGTGGTGGAACTGTCCGCCGAAGGCGTTACCGGAGTGGGGGAGTGCACCCCCTATCCGCGTTACGGCGAAAGCGTCGAATCGGTACTCGCCGAAATTTCGTCCGTGCTGCCGGCGCTGGGTGAAGGTCTGAGCCGTGAACAATTACAGGAAATCATGCCGGCGGGTGCAGCGCGCAATGCGATCGATTGCGCGCTGGAGGACTGGCAGCGTAGAAAGTCCGGGGGCGTGATTGGTCATCCCGGCTGGCTCCCCACGGTGCAAACCCTGGTGATCGATGAGCCGGCGGCAATGGCGCAGGCGGCGCGGGCCGCTGTGGCGTCGGGGGTAACGGTGCTCAAGCTCAAGCTCGACGGGCAGCGCGTGCTCGAGCGCGTGGCCGCGGTGCGCACTGCGGCCCCGAGCAGCCAACTGGTGATCGACGCCAATGAGTCCTGGGCCGAGCAGGGGCTACCCGAGCTGTGTGCCGCGCTGGCTGAGCAGGGGGTCGACATGCTGGAGCAGCCGCTCCCGGCCGGGGAAGACACGTTTCTGGGGGAATTCCCACATCCATTGCCGATTTGCGCGGATGAAAGTTGTCACACCCGTGCTGACCTGCCCAGGCTCAAGCCCCTGTACGACATGGTGAATATCAAGCTGGACAAGGCCGGCGGGATTCGCGAGGCCGAGGCGCTTGCGGAAGCCGCGCGGGCGCAGGGTTTTGCGGTGATGCTGGGGTGTATGTTGTGCACGTCCCGCGCGATACGTGCCGCCTGGGGCCTGGGTGAGCAGGCCCGATTTGTGGACCTCGACGGCCCCACCTGGCTGGCCAAGGACGTCGATCCGCTGCGGTTTGCCGATGGCGGCGTGTACTGGACCTGA